In a genomic window of Streptomyces koelreuteriae:
- a CDS encoding maleylpyruvate isomerase family mycothiol-dependent enzyme, whose translation MIDHGHDLASVQDATERLLIAVGKLDNASVTQPSRLPGWTRGHVIAHLARNADALVNVLEGRPMYVSGEARDADIERDAPRALDVQLADLRESAARFQGTGAAPADWSRTVELRGGVTDSASRVPFRRWVEVELHHVDLGIGYELEDLPAEFTEREIVFLADRFAGHPDVPPTRVTDGTRAWSTGREAGDGPEVTVTGPPADLLGWLAGRRAGSALETAGGPLPALPPL comes from the coding sequence ATGATTGATCACGGTCATGACCTGGCATCTGTACAGGACGCCACGGAACGGCTGCTCATCGCAGTCGGCAAACTGGACAACGCGTCTGTGACGCAGCCGTCACGGCTTCCCGGCTGGACCCGTGGCCATGTCATCGCCCACCTCGCCCGCAACGCGGACGCCCTCGTGAACGTCCTCGAGGGGCGTCCCATGTACGTCTCCGGCGAGGCCCGGGACGCCGACATCGAGCGGGACGCCCCGCGCGCCCTCGACGTCCAGCTCGCCGACCTGCGCGAGAGCGCGGCCCGCTTCCAGGGGACCGGGGCCGCTCCGGCGGACTGGTCGCGCACGGTGGAGCTGCGGGGCGGGGTCACGGACTCCGCGTCCCGGGTGCCGTTCCGGCGCTGGGTGGAGGTGGAGCTGCACCACGTGGACCTGGGGATCGGGTACGAGCTGGAGGATCTGCCGGCGGAGTTCACCGAGCGGGAGATCGTTTTCCTGGCCGACCGGTTCGCCGGGCATCCCGACGTACCGCCCACACGCGTCACGGACGGCACGCGCGCGTGGAGCACGGGACGGGAGGCCGGCGACGGACCCGAGGTGACCGTCACCGGTCCCCCGGCCGATCTGCTGGGCTGGCTCGCCGGACGCCGAGCCGGATCCGCGCTGGAGACGGCCGGCGGCCCGCTTCCGGCGCTGCCCCCGCTCTAG
- a CDS encoding LacI family DNA-binding transcriptional regulator, translating into MATMADVARSAGVSVATVSHVLNGTRPVLPHTRQAVLDAVEELGYTTNTLARSLVTSRTRSIGLAVSAISNPYFTEILQGVEACALEHGYSLLIADPHDDPEHERKVVRLLHERRVDGMIVAPSAAPRGLLAYLERHDVPAVFLDRLVEAPAAEGGPRFDQVCADNAEPTSRLVTHLAGLGHRRIGLVAGRPGLSTTTERITGYRTGLAFAGLSYDERLLVHGDSEAAGGERATADLLSLGVPPTALVTGNNAMTIGALRALRARGLSVPDDIALCCFDDFAWADLFSPRLTAIAQPSKDIGARAVRVLLERLAEPDRPARTVRLPSAFVHRTSCGCPEESGQPRLERSAQPEKGTVA; encoded by the coding sequence ATGGCGACCATGGCCGACGTCGCGCGGAGCGCCGGTGTCTCCGTGGCGACCGTCTCGCACGTCCTGAACGGCACGCGGCCGGTGCTGCCGCACACCCGCCAGGCGGTCCTGGACGCCGTGGAGGAGCTCGGCTACACCACGAACACGCTGGCCCGCTCCCTGGTGACGTCCCGGACCCGTTCCATCGGGCTGGCGGTGTCGGCGATCAGCAACCCGTACTTCACGGAGATCCTCCAGGGCGTCGAGGCCTGTGCCCTGGAGCACGGCTACAGCCTGCTGATCGCCGACCCGCACGACGACCCGGAGCATGAGCGCAAGGTCGTCCGGCTGCTGCACGAGCGCCGGGTGGACGGCATGATCGTCGCGCCCTCGGCGGCTCCGCGCGGGCTGCTCGCGTACCTGGAGCGGCACGACGTACCGGCGGTGTTCCTCGACCGGCTGGTGGAGGCCCCCGCGGCGGAGGGCGGTCCGCGTTTCGACCAGGTGTGCGCCGACAACGCCGAACCGACGTCCAGGCTGGTCACCCATCTCGCGGGCCTCGGCCACCGGCGGATCGGGCTGGTGGCCGGGCGGCCCGGGCTCAGCACCACGACAGAGCGGATCACCGGCTACCGGACCGGTCTCGCCTTCGCGGGGCTGTCGTACGACGAACGGCTCCTGGTGCACGGTGACTCGGAGGCGGCCGGTGGCGAACGGGCCACCGCGGACCTGCTGTCCCTGGGCGTGCCGCCCACCGCGCTCGTCACCGGCAACAACGCCATGACCATCGGGGCGCTGCGTGCCCTGCGCGCCCGCGGCCTGTCCGTGCCGGATGACATCGCGCTGTGCTGTTTCGACGACTTCGCCTGGGCGGATCTGTTCTCGCCCCGGCTCACCGCGATCGCGCAGCCCAGCAAGGACATCGGCGCCCGGGCCGTACGCGTGCTCCTGGAGCGTCTCGCCGAGCCGGACCGGCCGGCGCGGACGGTGCGCCTCCCTTCCGCCTTCGTCCATCGCACCTCGTGCGGCTGCCCCGAGGAGTCCGGGCAGCCGCGGCTCGAGCGGTCCGCACAGCCCGAGAAAGGAACCGTCGCATGA
- a CDS encoding YceI family protein — translation MTNDIADAAAATALPLAPGTWALDPFHSSVNFTIRHLGIAKVQGRFERLEAELFIGERIEDVRVSATVDLASINTGNADRDAHVRASDLLDVAKRPTMTYRSTRVSGEGEDWTMEGELTIGGVTRPVTLDVEFGGLVEVPMDGSRHAGFEATGEIRRSEFGLDFAPGLLGEVVKIQLDMQFVEPKND, via the coding sequence ATGACGAACGACATCGCTGACGCCGCTGCCGCCACCGCCCTGCCGCTGGCTCCGGGGACCTGGGCTCTGGACCCGTTCCACTCCTCCGTGAACTTCACCATCCGTCACCTGGGCATCGCCAAGGTGCAAGGGCGTTTCGAGCGGTTGGAGGCCGAACTGTTTATCGGGGAACGGATCGAGGACGTGCGGGTCTCCGCGACCGTCGACCTGGCCTCGATCAACACCGGCAACGCCGACCGGGACGCCCATGTACGCGCCTCCGACCTGCTCGATGTCGCGAAGCGCCCGACGATGACGTACCGCTCGACGCGGGTGTCGGGTGAGGGCGAGGACTGGACGATGGAGGGTGAGCTGACGATCGGCGGGGTGACCCGGCCGGTGACGCTCGACGTGGAGTTCGGCGGGCTGGTCGAGGTGCCCATGGACGGCAGCCGGCATGCCGGGTTCGAGGCGACGGGGGAGATCCGGCGCAGTGAGTTCGGGCTCGACTTCGCTCCGGGGCTGCTCGGGGAAGTGGTGAAGATCCAGCTCGATATGCAGTTCGTGGAGCCGAAGAACGACTGA
- a CDS encoding helix-turn-helix domain-containing protein, translating to MSDNELGTFLRTWREAVSPAEVGLPTGQRRRTPGLRRAELATLAGVSVEYLTRLEQGRDRNPSAQVLGALADALHLSLNDRMLLRRLTKEADGGDPLVCAAAPSLGRTARPTVRSVLDRLEPTPALVVNWIGDILAHTAGYERLAGSLGLLDDERPNLLRYLFTDERARDAYRDWDRVADDLVARLRHGAPLRDPYVAELADELTVTAGADFADRFADLALAPRRTGSQHIEHPEAGSLRLLHETLVLPDEGQRLIVHLPADDATAAALDRLDGRRPGALRAVGEAG from the coding sequence GTGAGCGACAACGAGTTGGGCACCTTCCTGCGCACCTGGCGTGAAGCCGTCAGCCCCGCCGAGGTGGGGCTGCCCACGGGGCAGCGGCGCCGCACCCCGGGCCTGCGGCGCGCCGAACTGGCCACGCTCGCCGGCGTCAGCGTCGAATATCTCACCCGGCTGGAACAGGGCCGCGACCGCAACCCCTCCGCCCAGGTGCTCGGCGCCCTCGCCGACGCCCTGCACCTGTCCCTCAACGACCGGATGCTGCTGCGCCGCCTGACCAAGGAGGCGGACGGCGGCGATCCGCTGGTCTGCGCGGCGGCCCCCTCGCTCGGCCGCACGGCGCGCCCCACCGTCCGGTCCGTGCTCGACCGCCTGGAGCCGACCCCGGCGCTGGTGGTCAATTGGATCGGCGACATCCTCGCCCACACCGCGGGCTACGAGCGGCTGGCCGGCTCCCTGGGCCTGCTCGACGACGAGCGGCCCAACCTGCTCCGGTACCTGTTCACCGACGAGCGGGCACGTGACGCCTACCGCGACTGGGACCGGGTGGCCGACGACCTCGTCGCCCGGCTCCGGCACGGGGCCCCGCTCCGGGACCCTTACGTCGCCGAGCTGGCCGACGAGCTGACGGTGACGGCGGGGGCGGACTTCGCCGACCGGTTCGCCGACCTGGCCCTGGCACCGCGGCGGACGGGATCCCAGCACATCGAGCACCCGGAGGCCGGATCGCTGCGGTTGCTGCACGAGACGCTCGTGCTGCCCGACGAAGGCCAGCGCCTCATCGTCCACCTGCCCGCCGACGACGCCACGGCCGCGGCCCTGGACCGCCTCGACGGCCGCCGCCCGGGCGCGCTGCGGGCCGTGGGAGAGGCCGGCTGA
- a CDS encoding carbohydrate kinase family protein, with protein MIVVAGEALIDLVPRGAGALAALQPALGGGPYNTAVALGRLGSPAAFCSRVSCDAFGEALLDRLRETGVDVSSVQRGAEPTTLAVATVDAAGSAAYSFYVDGTADRLFAAPSALPPGTRAVSFGTCSLVLEPGASAYEELMRSAAAQGVFTALDPNIRAGLIPDADAYRARFKSWLPSVSLLKLSAEDAEWLGGTPQEWLAAGPAAVVITRGGDGLTVFTADGDEFAVPGERVEVVDTIGAGDTVNAALLHGLAVRDALSERALSALGADGWTELLGFAARAAALTCSRAGAEPPYAHELDG; from the coding sequence ATGATCGTCGTCGCCGGTGAGGCACTGATCGACCTGGTACCGCGGGGCGCGGGTGCCCTGGCGGCGCTGCAGCCGGCGCTCGGCGGCGGCCCGTACAACACGGCCGTGGCGCTGGGCCGCCTCGGCTCCCCCGCCGCCTTCTGCTCCCGGGTGTCGTGCGACGCCTTCGGGGAGGCGCTGCTGGACCGGTTGCGCGAGACCGGGGTCGACGTGTCGTCGGTGCAGCGCGGCGCCGAGCCGACGACCCTCGCCGTCGCCACGGTCGACGCGGCCGGCTCGGCGGCGTACTCCTTCTACGTGGACGGGACGGCGGACCGGCTGTTCGCGGCGCCCTCCGCGCTGCCGCCGGGCACTCGTGCGGTCTCCTTCGGCACCTGCTCGCTGGTGCTGGAGCCGGGGGCGAGCGCGTACGAGGAGCTGATGCGTTCGGCGGCCGCGCAGGGCGTGTTCACCGCGCTGGACCCGAACATCAGGGCCGGGCTGATCCCGGACGCGGACGCCTACCGGGCGCGGTTCAAGAGCTGGCTGCCGTCGGTGTCGCTGCTGAAGCTGTCCGCCGAGGACGCCGAGTGGCTCGGCGGCACGCCCCAGGAGTGGCTGGCGGCCGGCCCGGCAGCGGTCGTGATCACCCGGGGCGGCGACGGGTTGACTGTCTTCACCGCCGACGGGGACGAGTTCGCGGTGCCGGGCGAGCGGGTGGAGGTCGTGGACACCATCGGCGCGGGCGACACGGTCAACGCGGCGCTGCTGCACGGGCTCGCGGTACGTGACGCCCTGAGCGAGCGGGCGCTGTCCGCGCTGGGGGCCGACGGCTGGACGGAACTGCTGGGCTTCGCGGCCCGCGCCGCGGCTCTCACCTGCTCACGGGCCGGGGCGGAACCGCCGTACGCGCACGAGCTGGACGGCTGA
- the uvrA gene encoding excinuclease ABC subunit UvrA, with product MADRLIVRGAREHNLKNVSLDLPRDSLIVFTGLSGSGKSSLAFDTIFAEGQRRYVESLSSYARQFLGQMDKPDVDFIEGLSPAVSIDQKSTSRNPRSTVGTITEVYDYLRLLFARIGKPHCPECSRPISRQSPQAIVDKVLELPDGSRFQVLSPLVRERKGEFVDLFAELQTKGYSRARVDGETIQLSNPPTLKKQEKHTIEVVVDRLTVKEGAKRRLTDSVETALGLSGGMVVLDFVDLPEDDPERERMYSEHLYCPYDDLSFEELEPRSFSFNSPFGACPDCSGIGTRMEVDAELIVPDEDKSLDEGAIHPWSHGHTKDYFGRLIGALADALGFRTDIPFAGLPQRAKKALLHGHKTQVEVRYRNRYGRERRYTTAFEGAIPFVKRRHSEAESDSSRERFEGYMREVPCPTCEGTRLKPIVLAVTVMDKSIAEVSAMSISDCADFLGELKLTARDKKIAERVLKEVNERLRFLVDVGLDYLSLNRAAGTLSGGEAQRIRLATQIGSGLVGVLYVLDEPSIGLHQRDNHRLIETLVRLRDMGNTLIVVEHDEDTIKTADWIVDIGPGAGEHGGKVVHSGSLKELLANAESQTGLYLSGKKAIPLPDIRRPLDPSRQLTVHGARENNLQDIDVSFPLGVLTAVTGVSGSGKSTLVNDILYTHLARELNGAKSVPGRHTRVDGDDLVDKVVHVDQSPIGRTPRSNPATYTGVFDHIRKLFAETTEAKVRGYLPGRFSFNVKGGRCENCSGDGTIKIEMNFLPDVYVPCEVCHGARYNRETLEVHYKGKSIADVLNMPIEEATEFFEAVPSIARHMKTLKDVGLGYVRLGQSATTLSGGEAQRVKLASELQRRSTGRTVYVLDEPTTGLHFEDISKLLTVLSGLVDKGNTVIVIEHNLDVIKTADWIVDMGPEGGAGGGLVVAEGTPEQVAGIPTSHTGKFLREVLGADRISDASSVKAPRKAAAKKTAAKKTVPAQARAKKTATKAAAKKTTRTSKS from the coding sequence GTGGCCGACCGTCTCATCGTTCGTGGAGCGCGCGAGCACAACCTCAAGAACGTCTCGCTCGACCTCCCGCGCGACTCGCTCATCGTCTTCACGGGCCTGTCGGGGTCGGGCAAGTCCTCGCTGGCCTTCGACACCATCTTCGCCGAGGGGCAGCGGCGCTACGTGGAGTCGCTCTCCTCCTACGCCCGGCAGTTCCTCGGCCAGATGGACAAGCCGGACGTCGACTTCATCGAGGGCCTCTCCCCGGCGGTCTCCATCGACCAGAAGTCGACCTCGCGCAACCCGCGCTCCACGGTCGGCACCATCACCGAGGTCTACGACTACTTGCGGCTGCTCTTCGCGCGCATCGGTAAGCCGCACTGCCCCGAGTGCAGCCGCCCGATCTCCCGCCAGTCGCCGCAGGCCATCGTCGACAAGGTCCTGGAGCTGCCCGACGGCAGCCGCTTCCAGGTGCTGTCGCCGCTGGTGCGCGAGCGCAAGGGCGAATTCGTCGATCTCTTCGCCGAGCTCCAGACCAAGGGCTACTCCCGCGCCCGCGTGGACGGCGAGACGATCCAGCTGTCGAACCCGCCCACGCTGAAGAAGCAGGAGAAGCACACCATCGAGGTGGTCGTCGACCGCCTCACGGTCAAGGAGGGCGCCAAGCGCCGCCTCACCGACTCCGTGGAGACCGCGCTCGGCCTGTCCGGCGGCATGGTCGTGCTCGACTTCGTCGACCTCCCCGAGGACGACCCCGAGCGCGAGCGCATGTACTCGGAGCACCTGTACTGCCCGTACGACGACCTGTCCTTCGAGGAGCTGGAGCCCCGCTCCTTCTCCTTCAACTCGCCCTTCGGCGCCTGCCCGGACTGCTCCGGCATCGGCACGCGCATGGAGGTCGACGCGGAGCTGATCGTCCCGGACGAGGACAAGAGCCTCGACGAGGGCGCCATCCACCCCTGGTCGCACGGCCACACCAAGGACTACTTCGGCCGCCTCATCGGCGCCCTGGCCGACGCGCTGGGCTTCCGGACGGACATCCCCTTCGCGGGCCTGCCGCAGCGCGCCAAGAAGGCCCTGCTCCACGGCCACAAGACCCAGGTCGAGGTCCGCTACCGCAACCGCTACGGGCGCGAGCGCCGGTACACCACGGCCTTCGAGGGCGCCATCCCCTTCGTCAAGCGCCGGCACAGCGAGGCCGAGAGCGACTCCAGCCGTGAGCGCTTCGAGGGCTATATGCGCGAGGTGCCCTGCCCCACCTGTGAGGGCACGCGCCTGAAGCCGATCGTCCTCGCGGTCACGGTCATGGACAAGTCCATCGCCGAGGTCTCCGCGATGTCGATCAGCGACTGCGCGGACTTCCTGGGCGAGCTCAAGCTCACCGCCCGCGACAAGAAGATCGCCGAGCGCGTGCTGAAGGAGGTCAACGAACGGCTGCGGTTCCTGGTCGACGTCGGCCTGGACTACCTCTCGCTGAACCGCGCGGCCGGCACCCTCTCCGGCGGCGAGGCCCAGCGCATCCGCCTGGCCACCCAGATCGGCTCCGGCCTCGTCGGCGTCCTGTACGTCCTCGACGAACCGTCCATCGGTCTGCACCAGCGCGACAACCACCGCCTGATCGAGACCCTGGTCCGGCTGCGCGACATGGGCAACACGCTCATCGTCGTCGAGCACGACGAGGACACCATCAAGACCGCCGACTGGATCGTCGACATCGGCCCCGGCGCCGGTGAGCACGGCGGCAAGGTCGTCCACAGCGGCTCCCTGAAGGAACTGCTCGCCAACGCCGAGTCCCAGACCGGCCTGTATCTGTCGGGCAAGAAGGCCATCCCGCTGCCGGACATCCGGCGTCCGCTGGACCCGTCCCGGCAGCTCACGGTGCACGGCGCCCGGGAGAACAACCTCCAGGACATCGACGTGTCCTTCCCTCTGGGTGTGCTCACCGCCGTCACCGGCGTGTCCGGCTCCGGCAAGTCGACGCTGGTCAACGACATCCTGTACACACACCTGGCCCGTGAGCTGAACGGCGCGAAGAGCGTCCCCGGGCGGCACACGCGCGTGGACGGCGACGACCTCGTCGACAAGGTCGTCCACGTCGACCAGTCGCCCATCGGCCGCACCCCGCGCTCCAACCCGGCCACGTACACCGGCGTCTTCGACCACATCCGCAAGCTGTTCGCCGAGACCACCGAGGCGAAGGTCCGCGGCTACCTGCCCGGCCGCTTCTCCTTCAACGTCAAGGGCGGCCGCTGCGAGAACTGCTCGGGCGACGGCACCATCAAGATCGAGATGAACTTCCTCCCGGACGTGTACGTCCCGTGCGAGGTCTGCCACGGCGCCCGGTACAACCGGGAGACCCTGGAGGTCCACTACAAGGGCAAGTCCATCGCCGACGTCCTGAACATGCCGATCGAGGAGGCCACGGAGTTCTTCGAGGCGGTCCCCTCGATCGCCCGCCACATGAAGACCCTGAAGGACGTCGGCCTCGGCTACGTCCGGCTCGGCCAGTCCGCGACCACCCTGTCCGGCGGTGAGGCCCAGCGCGTCAAGCTCGCCAGCGAGCTCCAGCGCCGCTCCACCGGCCGCACGGTCTACGTCCTGGACGAGCCGACCACCGGTCTGCACTTCGAGGACATCAGCAAGCTGCTGACGGTCCTGTCCGGGCTGGTCGACAAGGGCAACACGGTCATCGTCATCGAGCACAACCTCGACGTGATCAAGACCGCCGACTGGATCGTCGACATGGGCCCCGAGGGCGGAGCGGGCGGCGGCCTGGTCGTCGCCGAGGGCACGCCCGAGCAGGTCGCCGGCATCCCGACCAGCCACACCGGCAAGTTCCTCCGGGAGGTCCTCGGCGCCGACCGCATCAGCGACGCCTCCTCGGTGAAGGCACCGCGCAAGGCGGCGGCGAAGAAGACGGCGGCGAAGAAGACGGTCCCGGCGCAGGCCAGGGCGAAGAAGACCGCGACCAAGGCCGCCGCGAAGAAGACGACGCGGACCAGCAAGAGCTGA